The proteins below are encoded in one region of Methanobacterium aggregans:
- a CDS encoding AMP-binding protein, with the protein MSSLLKKFVPKTEFESYEDFKKNFKIEFPENFNFAFDVVDEYADKYPDKVGLVWCNDDEDRIFTFEDLKNYSNKTANFLRQCGVGRGDRVILTLKSRYEFWFCLLALHKLGAIAIPATHMLKTKDITYRIKSAGITMAICIEENDVPKYFDEAHEELEDIKLLKAFVGNGEREGWFNLREGIEKASPEFERPTGDEETRADDLSFGLFSSGTTGLPKMVNHSYTYPLGHIITAKYWQNVMEDGLHYTVADTGWGKALWGQIYGQWIAGSAVFIYDYERFDAAHMLDKASKHGVTTFCAPPTIYRFLIKEDLSEYNFSTLEYAVTAGEPLNPEVYNRFYEFTDLKLREGFGQTETVAAIANFPWIKPRPGSMGKPSPGYDVVLLDKEGNPCDVGDEGEICFKIDNGRPLGLFTGYYRNPEKTEEACHGGYYHTGDTAWKDEDGYLWFVGRNDDIIKSSGYRIGPFEVESAVISHPSVLECAITGVPHPVRGQVIKATIVLARGYEASEELKKEIQNHVKGVTAPYKYPRVVEFVEELPKTISGKIKRVEIREKDLENPG; encoded by the coding sequence ATGTCATCTTTACTGAAGAAATTCGTTCCAAAAACAGAATTCGAATCCTACGAAGATTTTAAGAAGAACTTCAAGATAGAGTTTCCTGAAAACTTCAACTTCGCATTTGACGTTGTTGATGAGTACGCAGATAAATACCCTGATAAAGTGGGTCTTGTCTGGTGTAACGATGATGAGGATAGGATCTTCACCTTTGAGGACCTTAAAAATTACAGCAACAAAACAGCCAACTTCCTCAGGCAGTGTGGGGTGGGTAGGGGTGATAGAGTAATTTTAACCCTTAAAAGCAGGTACGAGTTCTGGTTCTGCCTCCTGGCCCTGCACAAGTTAGGGGCAATAGCAATTCCTGCAACCCACATGCTGAAAACCAAGGACATAACCTACAGAATAAAGAGTGCAGGCATCACCATGGCCATATGCATAGAAGAAAATGATGTTCCGAAATACTTCGATGAAGCTCATGAAGAATTAGAGGACATTAAACTCTTAAAAGCATTTGTAGGTAATGGAGAACGTGAAGGATGGTTCAACCTCCGTGAAGGTATTGAGAAAGCTTCACCAGAATTTGAAAGACCAACTGGAGATGAAGAAACCAGAGCAGATGATCTCTCATTTGGACTGTTCTCATCAGGAACCACAGGACTTCCTAAAATGGTTAACCACAGCTACACATATCCTCTTGGTCATATAATCACAGCCAAGTACTGGCAGAACGTTATGGAGGATGGACTGCACTACACAGTTGCAGACACCGGGTGGGGCAAGGCACTCTGGGGTCAGATCTACGGGCAGTGGATTGCAGGAAGTGCAGTGTTCATCTATGACTACGAAAGATTCGACGCAGCACACATGCTTGATAAAGCATCAAAACATGGAGTAACAACTTTCTGTGCACCACCAACCATCTACAGGTTCCTGATAAAAGAAGATCTCTCAGAGTACAACTTCTCAACCCTTGAATATGCTGTTACTGCAGGTGAACCACTGAACCCTGAGGTTTACAACAGGTTCTACGAGTTCACAGATTTGAAGCTGAGGGAGGGATTTGGTCAGACTGAAACAGTTGCTGCAATCGCCAACTTCCCCTGGATAAAACCCAGACCAGGTTCAATGGGAAAACCATCCCCTGGATACGATGTTGTACTCCTTGACAAGGAGGGAAACCCGTGTGATGTGGGGGATGAAGGGGAAATATGCTTTAAAATAGATAATGGCAGACCTTTAGGACTTTTCACAGGTTACTACCGCAACCCCGAGAAAACAGAGGAAGCATGTCATGGAGGTTACTACCACACCGGAGACACTGCATGGAAGGATGAAGACGGCTACTTATGGTTTGTTGGACGTAACGATGACATAATCAAAAGTTCAGGTTACAGGATAGGACCCTTTGAAGTTGAAAGTGCAGTGATATCCCACCCATCGGTACTTGAATGTGCAATAACAGGTGTGCCCCACCCAGTAAGGGGACAGGTTATAAAGGCAACCATAGTGCTTGCCAGGGGATACGAAGCCTCAGAAGAACTTAAAAAAGAGATTCAAAACCATGTTAAGGGTGTTACAGCTCCCTACAAATATCCGCGTGTTGTGGAGTTCGTTGAGGAACTTCCAAAAACCATAAGCGGAAAGATAAAACGTGTGGAAATAAGGGAAAAGGACCTGGAAAATCCGGGATGA
- a CDS encoding helix-turn-helix domain-containing protein, which translates to MNEKMKEIALRISELRELSEASQEEMADYLKISIEDYTHYEEGSLDIPASILYEIANKLNVDMGLLMTGEETRMHIFTVTRKGKGVRVERRKQYEYENLAEKFIHKKAEPFIVAVEPRTGGEKPSTNSHPGQEFNYVIEGSLKLYINENEIVLEEGDSVFFDSTYEHAMEALNNKTAKFLAIIM; encoded by the coding sequence ATGAACGAGAAAATGAAGGAGATTGCTCTGCGTATTTCAGAGCTGAGAGAACTTTCTGAAGCCAGCCAGGAAGAAATGGCTGACTACCTTAAAATATCCATTGAAGATTACACTCACTACGAAGAAGGAAGCTTAGATATTCCTGCAAGCATCCTCTACGAAATAGCAAACAAGTTAAATGTTGATATGGGACTTCTAATGACTGGTGAAGAGACAAGAATGCACATCTTCACAGTAACACGTAAAGGAAAGGGTGTGCGTGTTGAAAGAAGAAAACAGTACGAGTACGAGAACCTTGCAGAAAAATTCATCCACAAAAAAGCAGAGCCATTCATTGTGGCTGTGGAACCCAGAACCGGTGGAGAAAAACCATCAACAAATTCACACCCTGGACAGGAGTTTAACTACGTAATTGAAGGTTCATTAAAGCTTTATATCAACGAAAACGAGATAGTGCTTGAAGAGGGGGATTCAGTATTCTTTGATTCAACATATGAACATGCAATGGAAGCTTTGAACAACAAAACTGCAAAATTTCTTGCCATAATAATGTAA
- a CDS encoding adenosine-specific kinase, whose translation MDLELKMVKVDVPEECNIILGQSHFIKTVEDIYEAIFNTVPQAEFGIAFGEASGDCLVRWAGNNPELVKLAREKMLELACGHAFIVYLKNAYPLNVTQRIKSVPEVVNLFCATANPVEVIIAETKQGRGIIGVVDGLKPVAIENDEDVKERQKLLRNIGYKF comes from the coding sequence ATGGATTTAGAACTGAAGATGGTTAAGGTAGATGTTCCAGAAGAATGTAACATCATTCTAGGACAGAGCCACTTTATAAAAACTGTTGAAGATATATATGAGGCTATTTTTAATACTGTACCTCAAGCAGAGTTTGGAATTGCATTTGGAGAAGCTTCAGGCGACTGTCTAGTGAGGTGGGCAGGTAACAACCCTGAGCTTGTTAAACTGGCCCGTGAGAAGATGCTTGAGCTGGCCTGCGGCCATGCATTCATAGTGTACCTTAAAAATGCCTACCCCCTGAACGTCACCCAGCGCATCAAAAGCGTGCCCGAAGTTGTTAATTTATTCTGTGCAACTGCAAATCCTGTTGAAGTAATAATAGCTGAAACAAAACAGGGTCGGGGAATAATTGGAGTTGTAGATGGTTTAAAACCTGTTGCAATTGAAAATGATGAAGATGTTAAGGAAAGGCAAAAACTTCTAAGGAACATTGGCTACAAATTCTGA